One stretch of Zhihengliuella flava DNA includes these proteins:
- a CDS encoding Gfo/Idh/MocA family protein — MTRIRTAIIGFGVSGRIFHAPFLAADDRYELTHIVTSNPERAAHARAEYPDAMIVARPEELFARAEHLDLVVIGTPPRTHAELAAEAIASGLNVVVDKPFVVGAEQGRVLMRQAEAAGVSLTVFQNRRWDADLLTLKALIAAGELGEPLVFESRFEWWKPEGMRDWKGRTNVADGGGILYDLGPHLIDQAIQLFGPVDSVHGELTRHLASDDADAEDDAVVLLTHSSGVSSRLTMNAVSVAPGPRFHVLGTAGTYTKRGLDRQEPQLIDGVRPGDAGLGVEPPESWGTLTTPTGAREVEPERGAYGEFYRLLAEHLLNGGPVPVDPAEAVTSLDIIEQIHGRARPKRKEQHD; from the coding sequence ATGACCCGGATCCGCACGGCCATCATCGGTTTCGGTGTTTCCGGGCGAATTTTTCACGCCCCATTCCTTGCGGCTGATGACCGGTACGAACTCACCCACATCGTCACCTCGAATCCCGAACGTGCGGCTCACGCACGGGCGGAATACCCGGACGCCATGATCGTGGCCCGCCCCGAGGAACTCTTCGCGCGGGCCGAGCACCTAGACCTCGTGGTGATTGGAACCCCGCCCCGGACCCATGCGGAGCTGGCTGCGGAGGCCATCGCCTCCGGGCTGAACGTCGTGGTGGACAAGCCGTTCGTGGTCGGTGCCGAGCAGGGGCGCGTTCTCATGCGGCAGGCCGAGGCTGCTGGGGTGAGTCTGACGGTCTTTCAGAATCGCCGTTGGGATGCGGACTTGCTGACGCTCAAGGCGCTCATAGCCGCGGGCGAACTCGGTGAGCCCTTGGTTTTCGAATCGCGGTTCGAGTGGTGGAAACCCGAAGGAATGCGGGATTGGAAGGGCCGCACCAACGTCGCCGACGGGGGAGGGATCCTCTACGACTTGGGGCCGCACCTCATTGATCAGGCCATCCAGCTCTTCGGCCCCGTTGATTCCGTGCACGGTGAGCTCACCCGGCATCTGGCCTCCGATGACGCGGATGCCGAGGACGACGCCGTCGTCCTGCTCACGCACAGCAGTGGCGTCAGCAGCCGGCTGACCATGAATGCGGTCTCCGTAGCCCCGGGCCCGCGTTTCCACGTGCTCGGCACCGCGGGGACCTACACCAAACGTGGACTGGACCGGCAGGAACCGCAGTTGATCGACGGGGTGCGCCCCGGCGATGCGGGACTCGGCGTCGAACCACCCGAATCGTGGGGCACGCTCACGACACCCACGGGAGCGCGGGAAGTGGAACCGGAGCGCGGCGCGTATGGAGAGTTTTATCGCCTCCTCGCCGAGCACCTCTTGAACGGCGGCCCCGTCCCCGTCGATCCCGCGGAGGCCGTCACCTCCCTCGACATCATCGAACAGATTCACGGCCGTGCGCGGCCGAAGCGAAAGGAACAGCATGACTAA
- a CDS encoding alpha/beta fold hydrolase, with protein MDVILIPGFWLSGDSWNAATGGLEASGHRCLAMTLPGKESPIASRHGIGLRTHIDAVVDVLDSVDGPVSLVGHSGGAVIVQGAAEARPEKVGRVIYVDAIPLPDGGVINDELPASGCSLPLPAWDVFEEADLRDLTPELRDQFRLMAVPEPALVATEPVAVSNPARLGIESHVIACEFTEEQIRSWMEAGVPETAELAQLDDLAIHELPTGHWPQLTRPAELGDLLARIVGTKA; from the coding sequence ATGGACGTCATTCTCATCCCCGGTTTTTGGCTTAGCGGCGACTCCTGGAATGCCGCCACCGGCGGCCTCGAAGCGAGCGGTCATCGCTGCCTCGCCATGACGCTGCCGGGCAAGGAATCGCCCATCGCGTCCCGTCATGGGATTGGACTGCGCACCCATATTGACGCCGTCGTCGACGTCCTCGACTCCGTGGATGGCCCCGTGAGCCTCGTGGGGCATTCCGGCGGAGCCGTGATCGTCCAAGGAGCCGCTGAGGCCCGCCCGGAGAAGGTCGGCCGGGTGATCTACGTGGACGCGATCCCGCTGCCCGACGGCGGGGTGATCAATGACGAACTGCCCGCCAGCGGCTGCTCGCTGCCGCTGCCGGCATGGGACGTCTTCGAAGAGGCCGATCTGCGGGACCTGACCCCCGAACTCCGCGACCAGTTCCGGCTGATGGCCGTTCCCGAGCCCGCGCTCGTCGCGACCGAGCCGGTGGCGGTGTCCAACCCGGCCCGCCTCGGCATCGAATCCCACGTGATCGCCTGCGAATTCACGGAAGAACAGATCCGGAGTTGGATGGAGGCCGGGGTGCCGGAGACGGCGGAGCTCGCCCAGCTCGATGACCTGGCGATTCACGAGCTGCCCACCGGGCACTGGCCGCAGCTGACGCGCCCGGCCGAGCTGGGGGACCTGCTGGCCCGCATCGTCGGGACGAAGGCTTAA
- a CDS encoding helix-turn-helix domain-containing protein, with protein sequence MTENQDIAALIGQRVRALRGKRAWTLDDLAARSGVSRRTLVTIEQGQANPSIAVLSSISDALGVAFVSLVETGPSEQIQVVRAGQGPRLWEGNDGGSAHLAGSLPGTNIAELWEFRMSPGEGYLGQPHPGGTRELVHVASGELTLSVLDQEFVLKAGDAATHPADVAHGYRNTGTRTAVFSNVVQYPNPQE encoded by the coding sequence GTGACCGAGAATCAGGACATCGCCGCACTGATCGGCCAGCGCGTGCGCGCGTTGCGCGGTAAGCGGGCCTGGACGCTGGACGATTTGGCGGCCCGCTCCGGCGTGAGTCGCCGGACGCTGGTGACCATCGAGCAAGGGCAGGCCAACCCCTCCATCGCCGTGCTGTCCTCGATCAGCGACGCGCTCGGCGTCGCCTTCGTCTCCCTCGTGGAGACGGGCCCCAGCGAACAGATTCAGGTGGTCAGGGCTGGTCAGGGACCGCGCTTGTGGGAAGGGAACGACGGCGGCTCGGCGCACCTTGCGGGGTCTCTGCCCGGGACGAACATCGCGGAGCTCTGGGAGTTCCGCATGTCCCCCGGCGAAGGCTACCTCGGCCAACCTCACCCTGGCGGCACACGAGAGCTCGTGCACGTGGCCTCAGGCGAACTGACCCTCAGCGTCCTCGATCAGGAATTCGTTCTGAAGGCCGGTGACGCGGCCACGCACCCGGCCGACGTCGCCCACGGCTACCGGAACACGGGCACCCGCACCGCGGTGTTCTCCAACGTGGTGCAGTACCCCAACCCGCAGGAGTAG
- a CDS encoding ABC transporter substrate-binding protein codes for MQKKMMTRLTGVCAVTAAAALMMTGCSGSGEAAGENPYDLIDPGSIRVASIGDAKPYTYTDANGEFTGFDVELFTDVAGRIGIDDVVFTGQDFAAILPGVANGQFDVGAAAIGITDERSQTVDFTDGYLAGYLTVLTPEGSEVEDVESLSGHRLGVVQGTLQEAYAEKNFTDTDLVRFPDNNTAVSGMNSGSVDAHFLDYEAAKDYMEQYGHVSAADIPSFDAPAGFAVAQGNDEFREDLNEALHAAMEDGTWKELYQKWFPGSPMPEQYLPSDEQTGESDEAGAEG; via the coding sequence ATGCAGAAGAAGATGATGACTCGGCTGACGGGCGTGTGCGCGGTAACGGCCGCCGCCGCGCTGATGATGACGGGATGTTCCGGCAGTGGAGAGGCAGCCGGAGAGAACCCCTACGACCTCATCGACCCAGGATCAATTCGGGTGGCCAGCATCGGCGACGCGAAGCCGTACACGTACACCGACGCCAACGGCGAATTCACGGGTTTTGACGTTGAGCTCTTTACCGATGTCGCCGGTCGCATCGGGATTGACGATGTCGTGTTCACGGGCCAAGACTTTGCTGCGATCTTGCCTGGCGTAGCCAACGGTCAGTTCGACGTCGGCGCCGCGGCCATCGGCATCACGGACGAGCGTTCGCAAACCGTCGATTTCACCGACGGGTATCTCGCTGGTTATCTGACCGTGCTGACGCCCGAAGGGTCGGAGGTCGAAGACGTGGAGTCCTTGTCGGGGCACCGCCTCGGCGTCGTACAAGGAACTTTGCAAGAGGCCTATGCGGAGAAGAATTTCACCGACACGGATTTGGTGCGCTTCCCGGACAACAACACCGCCGTCAGCGGCATGAACAGCGGATCTGTTGACGCTCACTTCCTCGATTATGAAGCCGCAAAGGACTACATGGAGCAGTACGGCCACGTATCAGCGGCTGATATCCCGTCCTTTGACGCCCCGGCGGGATTTGCCGTCGCGCAGGGAAATGACGAATTCCGTGAAGACCTCAATGAAGCATTGCACGCTGCCATGGAGGACGGGACGTGGAAGGAGCTGTACCAGAAGTGGTTCCCAGGCTCTCCGATGCCCGAACAGTACCTGCCGAGTGACGAGCAGACGGGTGAGTCCGACGAAGCGGGCGCCGAAGGTTAG
- a CDS encoding MFS transporter has translation MTSYRDLFRTPGVFRIVISQLIARFPAGMLALAALIHIEHQHASYTAAGLVLAALAIGQAVAGPLTSRIFERFGMFRVVGVTLTISALATVSLAIPNLSVPLYTVIAFIAGVSTPPIQPAARSLYPSMVPPAQRTALFSFDASVQEVIWIIGPVMVTFLSLNVHSALGILAAAALLAAGGVWFLASPQVVRARPEAPSGKLGAVLSSHALLMVLAIGFVISAATAMLEAATVATFGEGGIQAGLILAVLCCASLVAGFAVGQRELTRWSLVRRLGLVGIGLALASVSTDFWWVLASGVIAGAGIAPVIAAITHMTSNAVAAGDVAEAFGWSTTAQFVGIAGGSALAGVLIDLFGGQMALSMGAMLTFAGVALAALVGRGQPPARNARTGRPRRVWRVARLRA, from the coding sequence GTGACCAGCTACCGCGACCTTTTCCGAACCCCAGGCGTCTTCCGGATTGTGATCTCCCAGCTGATCGCGCGGTTCCCGGCCGGCATGCTCGCGCTGGCCGCGCTGATCCACATCGAGCACCAGCACGCCTCCTATACCGCCGCAGGCCTCGTCCTCGCCGCGCTCGCCATCGGCCAGGCAGTCGCCGGGCCGTTGACCAGCCGTATCTTCGAGCGGTTCGGTATGTTCCGCGTGGTAGGCGTGACCCTGACCATTTCCGCGCTGGCCACCGTCTCCCTGGCCATCCCGAACCTCTCCGTGCCGCTCTACACCGTGATCGCCTTCATCGCCGGCGTCTCCACGCCCCCGATCCAGCCCGCGGCCCGGTCCCTCTACCCGTCCATGGTGCCGCCCGCCCAACGCACCGCCTTGTTCTCCTTTGACGCCTCCGTGCAGGAGGTCATCTGGATCATCGGGCCGGTCATGGTCACGTTCCTCTCCTTGAACGTGCACAGCGCTCTCGGCATCCTCGCCGCCGCCGCGCTGCTGGCCGCCGGCGGCGTCTGGTTCCTCGCCTCGCCGCAGGTGGTGCGCGCCCGCCCGGAGGCGCCGAGCGGCAAGCTCGGCGCCGTGCTCAGCTCCCACGCGCTGCTCATGGTGCTCGCCATCGGATTCGTCATCTCCGCCGCGACCGCCATGCTGGAGGCCGCCACGGTGGCCACCTTTGGTGAGGGAGGCATTCAAGCCGGCCTCATCCTGGCGGTGCTCTGCTGCGCCTCGCTGGTGGCCGGGTTCGCCGTCGGGCAGCGCGAGCTTACTCGCTGGTCCCTGGTCCGCCGGCTGGGGCTCGTCGGCATTGGCCTCGCGTTGGCCTCCGTCAGCACCGACTTCTGGTGGGTGCTCGCCTCCGGCGTCATCGCCGGCGCGGGCATCGCCCCGGTCATTGCAGCCATCACCCACATGACCTCCAACGCCGTGGCCGCCGGCGACGTGGCCGAGGCCTTCGGCTGGTCCACCACCGCCCAGTTCGTCGGGATCGCCGGCGGCTCCGCGCTCGCCGGCGTCCTGATCGACCTGTTCGGTGGTCAGATGGCCTTGTCCATGGGCGCCATGCTGACCTTCGCGGGCGTCGCGCTCGCCGCCCTCGTGGGGCGGGGACAGCCGCCCGCGCGCAACGCTCGCACGGGCCGGCCGCGGCGCGTGTGGCGCGTCGCTCGCCTGCGCGCCTGA
- a CDS encoding ribonuclease HI codes for MEWKKFIPKPSAPKLRLTKVEPHTGHRTGITVDASKRFGFLCWSAVKFHGDAVVERLTGNFDPVDLKGAPRLTGTALQDAVDQELQRQLAIAVIDLGVGVDYSVHRPLTTSASCGVHDALAELGIPVSSAAAPSAVRAAAAEALTQEGIAHLGEIKISTDASCGRTTTSGHGWFIESATMYRPVMGRTTSTQRTVRAAELYSILKALKAADRQFGREALRTGGLRVRSDCAIAVRMLREPGWLPESATSREIALATSIRDFTKNLRVRFVWVRGHNGDLGNETADRLAVAARRLHYARTPKDSAAAIIANICHEATERFQSERHRLAA; via the coding sequence ATGGAGTGGAAAAAGTTCATACCCAAGCCCAGCGCGCCGAAGCTGCGCTTGACCAAGGTAGAACCCCACACCGGCCACCGCACGGGCATCACGGTGGACGCGTCCAAACGTTTCGGCTTCCTCTGCTGGTCCGCCGTGAAGTTTCACGGGGACGCCGTCGTCGAGCGCCTGACGGGGAACTTTGATCCGGTAGATCTCAAGGGTGCGCCGCGGCTCACCGGGACCGCCCTGCAGGACGCGGTGGATCAGGAGCTCCAGCGCCAGCTCGCGATTGCGGTGATAGACCTCGGCGTGGGGGTGGACTATTCGGTTCATCGCCCGCTGACCACCAGCGCCTCCTGCGGGGTTCACGATGCCCTCGCGGAGCTCGGTATACCCGTCTCTAGTGCGGCCGCGCCCTCCGCCGTTCGTGCGGCCGCGGCGGAGGCCCTCACCCAAGAGGGCATCGCCCACCTCGGTGAAATCAAGATTTCAACCGACGCCTCGTGCGGGCGGACTACGACGTCGGGGCACGGCTGGTTCATCGAATCCGCCACCATGTACCGGCCGGTTATGGGCCGCACCACGTCCACGCAGCGGACGGTGCGCGCCGCCGAGCTCTACAGCATCCTGAAGGCCCTCAAGGCGGCGGATCGGCAATTCGGCCGGGAGGCGCTCCGCACGGGCGGCCTCCGGGTGCGCAGTGACTGCGCCATCGCCGTCCGCATGCTGCGGGAACCCGGTTGGCTGCCGGAGAGCGCCACGTCCCGGGAGATCGCGCTCGCCACCTCCATCCGGGACTTCACCAAAAATCTTCGCGTGCGGTTCGTCTGGGTCCGCGGACACAACGGGGACCTCGGCAATGAGACTGCGGACCGGCTGGCCGTCGCGGCCCGGCGCCTGCACTACGCCCGCACCCCGAAGGACAGCGCGGCAGCCATCATCGCCAATATTTGCCATGAGGCCACCGAGCGCTTCCAATCGGAGCGCCACCGCCTCGCCGCCTGA
- a CDS encoding LacI family DNA-binding transcriptional regulator → MSETQARRPATVADVARAAKVSKAQAARALGGYGAVSEAVRQKVLDAADALAYRPNALARSMNTGRSQTIGVVIGDVENPFFGLATRGLSDTLRDQGYDVVLANTGERPDVEQDAVRVMLDKRVDGLVVSPASSASTDHLRTFLDSERPLVFLDRLIEGLDVDAVTVNLRGLAQQATQGLVSLGHRRIGFISSITAPTSGYSPDLALTNSSVAERLGGILDACREANIVVDPAWIQLNAHTPSAVAAAVEGMLSSAERPTALIASDSVVGLEVLTTLRRLGRAVPSDVSFLMFDDMPWSSLVSPPISVISQPAYDMGVVAAKTLLERLAGPRPTAVHHVLEGQVIHRDSVSVPAALSTSN, encoded by the coding sequence ATGAGCGAAACACAGGCACGACGCCCGGCCACCGTGGCCGACGTTGCTCGCGCGGCGAAGGTGTCCAAAGCTCAAGCGGCCCGTGCACTCGGCGGGTACGGAGCGGTCAGCGAAGCCGTTCGGCAGAAGGTACTCGACGCCGCCGACGCCCTGGCGTACCGCCCCAACGCACTCGCGCGCAGCATGAATACAGGTCGCTCACAAACCATCGGAGTCGTGATCGGCGATGTCGAAAATCCGTTCTTCGGCCTGGCCACCAGAGGACTGTCGGACACCCTGCGCGATCAGGGGTATGACGTCGTGCTCGCCAACACCGGCGAGCGCCCCGACGTCGAACAGGACGCCGTCAGGGTCATGCTCGACAAGCGCGTCGACGGCCTCGTTGTTTCACCGGCCAGTTCGGCCAGCACGGACCATCTCAGGACCTTTCTCGACTCCGAGCGGCCTCTGGTGTTTTTGGACCGACTCATCGAAGGCCTGGACGTCGATGCCGTGACGGTCAACCTGCGCGGCCTAGCCCAACAGGCAACTCAAGGACTCGTGAGCCTCGGGCATCGGCGCATCGGTTTCATCTCTTCAATCACCGCCCCCACCTCCGGATACTCTCCGGACCTCGCCTTGACCAACTCATCCGTCGCCGAGCGTCTTGGCGGCATTCTGGATGCCTGCCGCGAAGCAAATATTGTGGTTGACCCGGCATGGATTCAACTCAATGCCCACACCCCGTCCGCCGTGGCTGCTGCGGTTGAGGGCATGCTCTCCAGCGCCGAACGGCCGACGGCGTTAATCGCCTCGGACTCCGTGGTGGGGCTTGAAGTCCTCACCACTCTTCGCCGCTTGGGACGCGCGGTTCCCAGCGATGTTTCCTTCCTCATGTTCGATGACATGCCGTGGTCGTCGCTGGTATCCCCGCCCATCTCTGTCATTTCGCAACCGGCATACGACATGGGAGTCGTCGCCGCGAAAACGCTCTTGGAACGGCTTGCTGGCCCCCGGCCCACAGCCGTTCATCACGTCCTAGAGGGGCAGGTTATTCATCGGGATTCTGTGTCAGTTCCCGCAGCATTATCAACGTCTAACTAG
- a CDS encoding SDR family NAD(P)-dependent oxidoreductase: METIDKVFVVTGGGAGIGREVVFQLLGKNARVAAVDLNEAALEETVRLANAGDKLSTHALNITDREAVEALPAQVKQIHGQVNGLINVAGIIHDFKPISELDRSAIERVMNVNFWGTVNTTTAFLPDLMAGPPATLMNVASMGSLIPFPGQSAYGASKAAVKLFTEGLIAEHQGTKLAVSVVFPGAIETEISKNSGAQMRERSVPEEIPAGKKRKKAKKPAKHQMTSAYDAAAEMVRAIEGNKQRVLIGKDAVMMDRMARIMPSRAITIIAKKMAGMAQ, from the coding sequence ATGGAAACGATCGACAAGGTGTTTGTGGTGACCGGCGGTGGAGCGGGCATCGGACGCGAGGTAGTGTTCCAGCTCCTCGGCAAGAACGCGCGGGTTGCCGCCGTTGACCTCAACGAGGCCGCACTGGAGGAAACCGTGCGCTTGGCCAATGCCGGAGACAAGCTCTCCACTCACGCCCTCAACATCACTGACCGCGAGGCCGTCGAAGCCCTACCGGCCCAAGTGAAGCAGATTCACGGGCAGGTGAATGGCCTCATCAACGTGGCCGGGATCATTCACGATTTCAAGCCGATCTCCGAACTGGACCGCTCCGCGATCGAGCGCGTGATGAACGTGAACTTCTGGGGCACGGTCAACACCACCACAGCGTTCCTGCCGGACCTGATGGCCGGACCGCCGGCAACGCTGATGAACGTTGCCAGCATGGGCAGCCTCATTCCGTTCCCGGGTCAGAGCGCCTACGGCGCCTCCAAAGCGGCGGTGAAGTTGTTCACCGAAGGGCTGATCGCTGAGCACCAGGGAACCAAGCTGGCCGTGTCCGTGGTGTTCCCCGGGGCCATTGAAACGGAGATTTCCAAGAACTCCGGCGCCCAGATGCGGGAACGATCGGTACCCGAGGAAATCCCCGCGGGCAAGAAGCGGAAGAAGGCCAAGAAGCCCGCCAAGCACCAGATGACGAGCGCCTACGACGCCGCGGCGGAGATGGTCCGGGCCATCGAGGGCAACAAGCAACGCGTGCTCATCGGCAAAGACGCCGTGATGATGGACCGCATGGCCCGCATCATGCCCTCCAGGGCCATCACTATCATCGCCAAGAAGATGGCGGGCATGGCTCAGTAG
- a CDS encoding amino acid ABC transporter ATP-binding protein, with amino-acid sequence MTAVETTTPDAVYEGSSVELRDLSLAYGDVAVVRDVSLTVAPGTTTCVIGPSGSGKSTLLRGINRLHDPASGDVQVAGRSVLGDKPDDLRLRIGMVFQHFNLFPDHTALENVALAPWKVKGLSKAEARRLAEERLREVGLGERMDHRPRDLSGGQQQRVAIARALAMRPEVMLFDEATSALDPELVKGVLRLMAELCERGMTMVVVTHEMGFARKVADQVVFMDEGEVVESGTPEQIFDHPRSARLQTFLSEVL; translated from the coding sequence ATGACTGCAGTAGAGACAACCACGCCGGACGCTGTGTATGAGGGCTCAAGCGTAGAACTGCGAGACCTCTCCCTGGCCTACGGAGATGTAGCGGTGGTGCGCGACGTATCGCTGACGGTGGCACCGGGCACGACGACGTGTGTCATCGGGCCCTCGGGGTCCGGCAAGTCCACGTTGTTGCGTGGAATTAACCGGCTGCACGATCCGGCCTCCGGAGACGTGCAGGTGGCTGGCCGGTCAGTTCTGGGGGACAAGCCGGACGACCTGCGGCTGCGCATCGGCATGGTCTTCCAGCACTTCAATCTGTTCCCGGACCACACGGCTTTGGAGAATGTGGCCTTGGCCCCGTGGAAAGTGAAGGGGCTGTCCAAAGCGGAGGCCCGCCGATTGGCCGAGGAGCGGCTCCGCGAAGTCGGCTTGGGCGAACGCATGGATCACCGGCCGCGGGACCTCTCGGGTGGGCAGCAGCAGCGCGTCGCGATTGCACGTGCCTTGGCCATGCGCCCTGAGGTCATGTTGTTCGACGAAGCCACGTCTGCGCTTGACCCGGAACTGGTCAAGGGCGTCTTGCGTCTCATGGCCGAGCTGTGCGAACGCGGCATGACCATGGTGGTCGTGACGCATGAGATGGGATTCGCCCGCAAGGTCGCTGATCAGGTGGTCTTCATGGATGAAGGCGAGGTGGTGGAGTCCGGGACCCCGGAGCAGATTTTCGACCACCCGCGCTCCGCGAGACTGCAGACCTTCCTCTCGGAGGTGCTGTAA
- a CDS encoding amino acid ABC transporter permease produces the protein MGEVLPQLLGTGLVNTLVLSIAATIIGIFFGMVLAVMGISPLRWVRAPARVYTDIFRGLPEILTILLIGQGFYRISSELFGPSPYPLGIIALSLISSAYIGEIFRSGIQSVEKGQLEACRALGMSYGRAMALVVIPQGVRRVLPALVNQFISIVKASSLVYFLGLMVGERELFRVGQDAAVLTGNLSPLVLAGIFYLAITVPLTHLVNYFDHKFRTGRRKPTGPTSGLKEVTELEDRETAGATR, from the coding sequence ATGGGAGAGGTGCTGCCGCAACTGCTGGGCACGGGCCTTGTCAACACCCTAGTGCTGTCCATCGCGGCGACCATCATTGGCATCTTCTTTGGGATGGTGCTGGCCGTCATGGGAATTTCGCCGCTCCGTTGGGTCCGCGCGCCTGCGCGCGTCTACACGGACATTTTCCGTGGTTTGCCAGAAATCTTGACCATTCTCCTGATTGGACAAGGCTTTTACCGGATTAGCTCGGAGCTTTTCGGTCCGTCACCCTATCCGTTGGGAATCATCGCACTGAGCCTCATCTCCAGTGCCTACATTGGCGAAATCTTCCGCTCCGGCATCCAGAGTGTGGAGAAAGGCCAGCTGGAAGCGTGCCGAGCCCTCGGCATGAGCTACGGCCGCGCAATGGCCTTGGTGGTTATTCCTCAGGGCGTGCGACGAGTGTTGCCCGCGCTCGTCAACCAGTTCATCTCCATCGTCAAAGCGTCGTCACTTGTCTACTTCTTGGGGTTGATGGTGGGCGAGCGCGAACTGTTCCGCGTGGGCCAAGACGCGGCTGTATTGACGGGCAATTTGTCTCCCTTGGTGCTGGCGGGAATCTTCTACCTCGCGATTACTGTCCCGCTGACCCACCTCGTGAACTACTTCGATCACAAGTTCAGAACGGGACGTCGGAAGCCCACCGGTCCAACGAGTGGCCTCAAAGAAGTGACCGAACTGGAAGATCGAGAAACGGCAGGTGCCACGCGATGA
- a CDS encoding SRPBCC family protein has translation MPVTSVVTDLEALTFTVSSRVNAAPESVWRLIEDPSLLEGWWGPPGHPAEFSEHSLTPGERCRFTIFEHGVVASGWWRILEVEKHHRLIFEDGREPGQDLPRGTTQMTLSLDALPGNQPGTLVRLCVEFSSARQLDAMAEADFEETLSACVGQMDKLLLAAA, from the coding sequence ATGCCGGTGACTAGCGTGGTCACAGATCTGGAGGCGCTGACCTTCACGGTGTCCTCCCGTGTGAATGCGGCGCCCGAGTCCGTGTGGCGGTTGATCGAGGATCCTTCCCTCTTGGAGGGCTGGTGGGGTCCACCAGGCCACCCGGCCGAGTTCAGCGAACACAGCCTGACGCCGGGGGAGCGGTGCCGGTTCACCATCTTCGAACACGGTGTGGTGGCCTCCGGGTGGTGGCGAATCCTTGAAGTGGAGAAGCATCACCGGCTGATCTTTGAGGATGGCCGGGAGCCCGGCCAAGACCTTCCGCGCGGCACCACGCAGATGACCCTGTCCCTCGATGCGCTCCCGGGCAATCAGCCCGGAACCTTGGTCCGCCTGTGCGTGGAGTTTTCCTCCGCCCGCCAGTTGGATGCCATGGCCGAGGCTGATTTCGAGGAGACCCTGTCAGCGTGCGTGGGCCAAATGGATAAGCTGCTCCTCGCGGCTGCGTGA
- a CDS encoding NAD(P)/FAD-dependent oxidoreductase, whose protein sequence is MTNKVQTAVVLGGGVIGVSAATHLARAGVQVTLVTDAEPASGASGRSLSWLNSAGERSKPYHDLRMAGIDRYRTLYAQDPTRDWLQFDGAVYWPAAEDAAAAKERHAYELRHGYDSRYVTADNVRELTTDVDPQAMVADGVYNPGEGWVSLPHLIEFLLEGFTAAGGTLVTGAGQCHVVVDGGRATGVRAADGTVYAGEAVVVACGPQTPQVIAPLGVQIGDASPVSMVVISEPLTSPVTTVMNTPRAAIRPNPGGAVAVDHDWYEESIIESEDGYEIPEGVVDELMEEAARLLDGVEELPKASWKIGRKPIPGDGEPVFGELEAVPGCYAAFTHSGATLGLLAGELITYEVTAGQKHPMLETFRPERFG, encoded by the coding sequence ATGACTAACAAGGTGCAGACAGCCGTTGTCCTCGGCGGTGGGGTGATTGGAGTGTCCGCCGCGACGCACTTGGCCCGGGCCGGTGTGCAGGTGACCTTGGTGACCGACGCGGAGCCGGCGTCCGGTGCCTCCGGACGCTCGCTGTCCTGGCTGAACTCGGCCGGCGAACGGTCCAAGCCCTACCACGACCTGCGCATGGCGGGCATCGATCGCTACCGAACGCTCTACGCCCAGGATCCCACCCGGGACTGGCTGCAGTTCGATGGCGCGGTCTACTGGCCGGCCGCTGAGGATGCCGCCGCCGCGAAGGAACGTCATGCCTACGAACTCCGCCACGGGTACGATTCCCGGTACGTGACCGCGGACAATGTGCGTGAGCTGACCACGGATGTGGACCCCCAGGCTATGGTCGCTGACGGCGTTTATAACCCCGGCGAGGGGTGGGTGTCTCTGCCGCATCTCATCGAGTTCCTGTTGGAGGGCTTCACCGCCGCCGGTGGGACGCTGGTGACCGGCGCAGGCCAGTGCCACGTGGTGGTCGACGGCGGACGCGCTACCGGTGTGCGCGCGGCCGACGGCACGGTCTACGCGGGTGAAGCCGTCGTGGTGGCTTGCGGGCCACAGACCCCACAGGTGATCGCCCCGCTCGGGGTGCAGATCGGCGATGCCTCGCCGGTCTCGATGGTCGTCATCTCCGAACCACTGACGTCTCCGGTCACCACCGTGATGAATACTCCGCGTGCCGCCATTCGCCCGAATCCGGGAGGCGCCGTGGCGGTAGATCACGACTGGTACGAGGAGTCGATTATCGAATCCGAGGATGGCTACGAGATCCCGGAGGGCGTCGTGGACGAGCTGATGGAAGAGGCCGCGAGATTGCTGGACGGCGTCGAGGAACTGCCGAAAGCCTCGTGGAAGATCGGCCGCAAGCCGATCCCGGGGGATGGAGAACCAGTGTTCGGCGAACTGGAAGCCGTCCCTGGATGCTACGCCGCCTTCACACACTCGGGTGCCACCCTGGGCCTGCTCGCGGGCGAACTGATCACCTATGAAGTAACCGCTGGTCAGAAGCATCCGATGTTGGAGACGTTCCGTCCCGAACGATTCGGGTAA